In a genomic window of Gloeocapsopsis dulcis:
- a CDS encoding response regulator translates to MNITDPEQDPPLVLIVDDEKFTRLQLRLAMEQVGYRIVETSDGEQALFAYTQMQPDIVLLDALMPKMDGFTCSRQLKMLPGGDRTPILMITALEDQESVDRAFAAGATDYITKPIHWAVLRQRVYRLLQASRATEKLRQQTERARVSEERLRLALDAAHMGTWDWDLLNHKIRYSGTAAANIGIADNGVIETYESFLESVHPEDRQALKQIIAAAIAQQTDYEVEFRVIWADGSIHWIAAKGQVYYDETGTAIRMTGIDMDITDRKHSEAELQRQTLRSQLFADITFKIRRSLHIEEILQTTVTEVQKLLQCDRVVLFQLFSSGSGKVVKEEVVPGCAAIVGRNLYDPCFQQKYLDKYIRGHIGCVADIYNSDIKHCYIDFLKQFQVVANLVVPIFIKEKLWGLLIAHQCNAPRQWSTFEVELLQQLSDQIGIALAQAQLLEDETRQRQELTRANAELQQFASVASHDLQEPLRKIQAFGNRLKATYGDVLNEQGRDYLERMQNAAQRMQVLIDDLLTLSRIATRAQPFSPVNLTQVAQEVLSDLEILIQQTNGHVMLGELPTIDADAIQMRQLLQNLIGNALKFHQPDQVPIVKIYSKEFEDWQSQNSEEWLDTKLCEIIIEDNGIGFEEKYLDRIFNVFQRLHNRSEYEGTGMGLAICRKIAERHGGSITATSKPMAGAKFIVKLPIKHNRGD, encoded by the coding sequence ATGAACATTACTGATCCCGAACAAGATCCTCCTCTTGTCCTCATTGTTGATGATGAGAAATTTACGCGGCTGCAACTCCGGCTAGCAATGGAACAAGTCGGCTACCGCATTGTCGAGACAAGTGATGGCGAACAAGCATTATTTGCTTATACTCAGATGCAACCAGACATCGTGCTACTCGATGCCTTAATGCCAAAGATGGATGGGTTTACTTGTAGCAGACAGCTAAAAATGCTTCCTGGTGGCGATCGCACGCCAATTTTGATGATTACTGCTCTAGAGGATCAAGAGTCGGTTGATCGTGCTTTTGCAGCAGGTGCTACGGACTATATCACAAAACCTATTCACTGGGCAGTACTCCGCCAACGGGTGTATCGTCTATTACAAGCAAGTCGGGCAACAGAAAAATTACGCCAGCAGACAGAACGCGCCCGAGTGAGTGAAGAGAGACTGCGTTTAGCTTTAGATGCGGCGCATATGGGAACTTGGGATTGGGATTTGCTCAATCACAAAATTAGATACTCTGGTACAGCAGCAGCTAACATTGGCATCGCGGATAATGGGGTAATTGAAACCTACGAAAGTTTCTTAGAAAGCGTTCATCCCGAAGATCGCCAAGCCTTAAAACAAATCATCGCTGCGGCGATCGCGCAGCAAACCGATTACGAGGTTGAATTCCGCGTAATTTGGGCAGATGGTAGTATTCATTGGATTGCAGCTAAAGGTCAAGTTTACTACGACGAGACAGGCACGGCGATCCGCATGACCGGAATTGATATGGACATTACCGATCGCAAGCATTCTGAAGCAGAATTACAACGGCAAACGTTGCGATCGCAGTTATTTGCGGATATCACCTTTAAAATTCGTCGTTCGCTGCATATCGAGGAAATTCTACAAACGACTGTAACTGAAGTTCAAAAACTTTTGCAGTGCGATCGGGTAGTGCTATTTCAACTGTTCTCTAGTGGTTCGGGTAAAGTTGTTAAAGAAGAAGTTGTTCCAGGATGTGCCGCGATTGTTGGACGCAACCTCTACGATCCTTGCTTTCAACAGAAATACCTCGATAAATATATTCGAGGGCATATTGGTTGCGTTGCGGACATTTATAATTCTGATATAAAACACTGCTACATCGACTTCTTGAAACAATTTCAAGTCGTCGCCAACTTAGTTGTTCCAATTTTTATCAAAGAAAAACTTTGGGGTTTACTCATCGCGCATCAGTGCAATGCTCCTCGACAGTGGAGTACCTTTGAAGTTGAACTACTGCAACAACTCAGCGATCAAATTGGCATTGCTTTAGCGCAAGCACAACTACTAGAAGACGAAACTCGGCAACGTCAAGAACTGACTCGCGCCAATGCAGAATTACAGCAGTTTGCTTCTGTTGCCTCCCATGACTTGCAAGAACCATTACGTAAGATTCAAGCTTTTGGTAATCGATTGAAGGCTACCTATGGTGACGTCCTCAATGAACAAGGACGTGATTATTTAGAACGCATGCAAAACGCTGCCCAGCGGATGCAAGTCTTAATCGATGACTTACTAACACTTTCTCGAATTGCAACAAGGGCACAGCCGTTTTCACCTGTTAATCTCACCCAAGTGGCACAAGAAGTTTTATCTGATTTGGAAATACTCATTCAGCAAACTAATGGGCACGTCATGCTGGGTGAATTACCAACAATTGATGCTGATGCAATCCAAATGCGGCAGTTGTTACAAAATTTAATCGGTAATGCGTTAAAGTTTCACCAGCCAGATCAAGTACCGATTGTTAAGATTTACAGCAAAGAATTTGAAGATTGGCAAAGTCAAAATAGTGAAGAATGGCTAGATACCAAGCTTTGTGAAATTATTATAGAAGATAACGGTATCGGTTTTGAAGAAAAATATCTCGATCGCATCTTTAATGTTTTCCAGCGGTTACATAATCGTAGCGAATACGAAGGAACAGGTATGGGTTTAGCAATCTGCCGTAAAATCGCCGAACGTCACGGTGGTAGCATTACAGCAACGAGCAAGCCTATGGCAGGAGCAAAATTTATTGTCAAGCTGCCAATTAAACATAATAGAGGAGATTGA
- a CDS encoding hybrid sensor histidine kinase/response regulator codes for MDYNTIRVLLVDDDEDDYVLTRDWFLDQGNSFELEWVASYDAALTAIAQNRHDVYLLDYRLGDRNGLELLREAMLRGCNAPMILLTGQGDHEIDVEAMKAGAADYLEKSQITAYALERSIRYALERKRTEQKIREQAALLDVATDAICVQALDSTILFWNKGAERLYGWTAADALGTKASELLYVDVPPQLTAAQKIVVSQGEWRGQLAQITQSGAEVIVESRWTLVRNEQGQPKSILVVNTDITEKKQLEAQFLRAQRMESLGTLASGIAHDLNNILAPILMTAQLLETQVHDERSQRLLPILIANAKRGAALVKQVLSFAKGLEGKRSVLQLRHIISEIKQITKETFPKSIEICIDVPQSLWTISGDATQLHQVLMNLCVNARDAMLEGGTLTISAENLEVDQSYVRKNLDAKVGSYVVLTIADTGCGIPPEVMDRIFEPFFTTKEIGKGTGLGLSTVIGIVKSHGGFVNVASEIGKGTRFQIYLPAVEAVEMVEVENLELPQGHGELILVVDDEAPIRETTKTSLETYNYRAVTASNGIEAVALYAEYRDEVSVVITDMLMPAMDGPTTIRTLQKMNPMVKVIAVSGLASKDKMNTIAAAGVKSFLSKPFTTQELLQTIDGILHPNKQISSTTQLHTLF; via the coding sequence ATGGATTATAACACAATCAGGGTGCTCCTAGTTGATGATGACGAAGATGATTATGTCCTCACACGCGATTGGTTTTTGGATCAAGGCAATAGCTTTGAGCTAGAGTGGGTAGCAAGTTATGACGCAGCACTAACAGCGATCGCCCAAAATCGGCATGATGTGTATCTCCTCGATTACCGTTTAGGCGATCGCAATGGCTTGGAACTGCTACGCGAAGCCATGTTACGGGGATGTAATGCACCGATGATCTTACTGACTGGGCAAGGAGATCATGAAATTGATGTCGAAGCAATGAAAGCAGGTGCAGCAGATTATCTCGAAAAAAGTCAAATTACAGCTTATGCTTTAGAACGTTCGATTCGCTACGCGTTAGAACGAAAACGCACCGAACAAAAAATCCGCGAACAAGCCGCGTTACTCGATGTCGCCACGGATGCAATTTGCGTCCAAGCTTTAGACAGCACAATTTTATTTTGGAACAAAGGTGCAGAAAGGTTATACGGCTGGACAGCAGCAGACGCGTTAGGGACAAAAGCAAGCGAACTACTGTATGTAGATGTGCCGCCACAACTGACCGCCGCGCAGAAAATTGTCGTTTCGCAAGGAGAATGGCGCGGACAGCTAGCTCAAATCACTCAATCTGGTGCAGAAGTCATTGTTGAAAGCCGTTGGACACTCGTCCGCAATGAACAAGGGCAACCTAAATCAATTCTAGTTGTTAATACTGATATCACTGAAAAAAAACAACTAGAAGCTCAATTTTTGCGCGCCCAACGCATGGAAAGCCTTGGTACGCTGGCAAGTGGCATTGCACACGATCTCAACAATATCCTCGCACCAATTTTAATGACTGCTCAACTTCTGGAAACACAAGTCCATGACGAACGCAGTCAACGGTTATTGCCGATATTAATCGCGAATGCCAAACGCGGTGCAGCACTCGTCAAACAAGTGCTATCTTTTGCCAAAGGTCTTGAGGGTAAACGCAGCGTTTTACAACTACGACACATCATCTCGGAAATTAAGCAGATTACGAAGGAAACTTTTCCCAAGTCAATTGAAATCTGCATTGATGTTCCACAATCTCTCTGGACGATTTCTGGTGATGCGACACAACTACATCAAGTCTTGATGAACCTTTGTGTCAATGCGCGTGATGCGATGCTAGAAGGTGGCACTTTGACAATTTCAGCAGAAAATTTGGAAGTCGATCAAAGCTACGTACGCAAAAATCTTGATGCTAAGGTAGGTTCTTATGTTGTACTTACTATTGCTGATACAGGGTGTGGAATTCCACCAGAAGTCATGGATCGCATTTTTGAGCCATTTTTTACAACCAAAGAAATTGGCAAAGGTACAGGGCTTGGTCTTTCTACAGTCATTGGTATTGTGAAAAGCCACGGTGGTTTTGTGAATGTGGCAAGTGAAATTGGTAAAGGAACTCGATTTCAGATCTATCTACCAGCAGTAGAAGCAGTAGAAATGGTTGAAGTAGAGAATTTGGAACTTCCTCAAGGTCATGGTGAATTAATCTTGGTAGTTGATGATGAAGCACCGATCCGAGAAACAACCAAAACCTCGCTGGAAACTTATAATTATCGCGCTGTTACTGCGAGTAATGGTATTGAAGCAGTCGCTTTATATGCAGAATATCGCGATGAAGTTAGTGTAGTGATTACAGATATGCTGATGCCAGCGATGGATGGTCCGACAACAATCCGCACGCTACAAAAAATGAATCCGATGGTGAAAGTGATTGCAGTAAGTGGATTAGCGTCTAAAGATAAAATGAATACGATCGCGGCGGCTGGGGTAAAAAGTTTTTTATCTAAACCATTTACGACGCAAGAATTACTGCAAACAATCGATGGAATTTTGCACCCCAATAAACAGATAAGCAGCACGACACAATTACACACGCTATTTTAA
- a CDS encoding aspartate carbamoyltransferase catalytic subunit, which translates to MATITWNRHHVLSLADFTPEEYDTVLQTAASFREVLSRRTKKVPTLQGQVVANLFFEPSTRTRSSFELAAKRLSADTLNFAASTSSLTKGETILDTAKTYLAMGTDMMVIRHREAGVPQAIASEMDRLGVRVGVLNAGDGQHEHPSQALLDLFTICTLIDSDRPRLELLKDKKIAIVGDILHSRVARSNIWSLTASGAEVHLAAPPTLLPQLFADFTTNAPGKLFLHWKVEPALQNADFVMTLRLQKERMTQHLLPSLREYHQRFGITRDRLRICQPNVKVLHPGPVNRGVEISSDLMDDPQFSLIQTQVTSGVAVRMALLYLMGNSKA; encoded by the coding sequence ATGGCTACCATCACTTGGAATCGTCACCATGTTCTTTCTCTCGCAGATTTCACGCCGGAGGAATACGATACAGTCTTACAAACCGCAGCAAGCTTTCGTGAGGTATTATCGCGGCGGACAAAGAAAGTACCAACATTGCAAGGACAAGTTGTCGCCAACTTATTTTTTGAACCATCAACACGGACTCGCAGTAGCTTTGAACTTGCAGCAAAACGATTGTCTGCAGATACGCTCAATTTTGCAGCTTCTACGTCATCGTTAACTAAAGGCGAGACGATTTTAGATACCGCAAAAACGTATTTGGCGATGGGAACCGATATGATGGTAATTCGCCATCGCGAAGCTGGAGTCCCCCAAGCGATCGCTTCGGAAATGGATCGGCTAGGAGTCAGAGTCGGAGTATTAAATGCGGGTGACGGTCAACACGAACACCCATCCCAAGCATTACTTGATTTGTTTACAATATGTACGCTTATTGATAGCGATCGTCCCCGATTGGAACTTTTAAAAGACAAAAAAATAGCAATTGTCGGTGATATTTTACATTCACGAGTTGCCAGATCGAATATTTGGAGTCTGACAGCAAGCGGTGCCGAAGTTCACTTAGCCGCACCACCCACACTATTACCCCAGTTATTTGCAGATTTCACTACCAACGCTCCTGGTAAGTTGTTTTTACATTGGAAAGTAGAACCTGCACTACAAAATGCTGATTTTGTCATGACACTGCGGTTGCAAAAAGAACGCATGACACAGCATCTCCTCCCGAGTTTGCGCGAATACCATCAGCGATTTGGAATTACACGCGATCGCCTGCGAATTTGTCAACCTAATGTTAAAGTACTGCATCCAGGTCCTGTAAATCGCGGTGTGGAAATTAGTTCTGATTTAATGGACGATCCGCAATTTAGCTTGATTCAGACACAGGTAACGAGTGGTGTTGCTGTGCGAATGGCACTTTTGTATCTAATGGGAAATAGCAAAGCTTAA
- a CDS encoding hybrid sensor histidine kinase/response regulator has protein sequence MSRPDLNLNHPDWLPTFRPILFAGILILVCLGVWQGWTSLLLALILLTVCVGLPLQIEQALLISAVIFLIGVSYPTHLLLTIGLCGVVISSIPSNNFLRDIEWRLAAQSVLITLANTDTSTTPNTLINQALTLLQKITRADAAIALRQIDDVTAETIASLPAKVLPASLTTPALFNDALAQNRCLYYSNYPTTPDASHILLAQGAKSVAVLPLATSNSTKGAILLIWYRYTSITPQMRQFVELLLSELRTLLQFTDTTLRLDKLRSRFSAMLETIHQGVVFVDESGEQGWINQAAAAQLGLQPGAVEPPILAQAMAKLRTSADNQSEITAQAAHFFAQPQAEIRHWHWIFQGETPKVLSISSTATRVHNVPGRLWILDDITEQHHSQKMLVRRTQELSQANQELEKAKTDAEAATRVKSQFLANMSHEIRTPMNAIVGMTNLLLSTPLVQQQKEFLETIRTSSDVLLMLINDVLDLSKIESGKLELERRAFNLRTCIEEAVDILAFKAAEKNIELGYIIHPDTPNNIVGDVTRLRQVIVNLLSNSVKFTLQGEVFVSVTARLERQNEYEIQFAVKDTGIGISSETVERLFQAFSQGDASITREFGGTGLGLAIAKQLCEMMGGRIWVETRADQGSTFYFTIATTTDTSVSPPENLLHFAGKRMLIVEDHPTIQQSLVWQAQSWGIVPCSLEPTVALTQIQQGTLFDVAIIDSQIHHSNDLIAAIRQHSQLPLILLTTISNQDAPAQSQLNFVNLTKPIKTSHLYTILSQLWDNSLDDTNSNLVDNDSTFASNLPLRILLAEDNIVNQKIALHILQGLGYQIDLASNGLEVLAALYRQNYDVVLMDLQMPKMDGLTATRQIIQEFAKDVRPKIIAMTANAMQEDKEECLKVGMNEYISKPIQVEEITQALLGIQQPLASRSPTFDNQYSTAIDFQKLASLKKMVGKNAEKIVPELIDCYIDDSVQLLQEMADAVDSQEAIALRKAAHTLKSSSATLGAMTLSQLSKELETMSTDGNRSEISSKVKQIVAEFTRVKVALQAECQLSQV, from the coding sequence ATGTCTCGCCCAGATCTAAACCTAAATCATCCTGATTGGCTACCGACATTTAGACCAATATTATTTGCTGGCATCCTCATTCTTGTTTGCTTAGGTGTGTGGCAAGGATGGACATCTTTGTTGTTAGCGTTAATTTTGTTAACTGTATGCGTAGGTTTACCTCTGCAAATTGAGCAAGCACTACTCATTAGTGCAGTTATCTTCCTGATTGGTGTATCTTATCCCACACACCTTTTACTCACTATTGGATTGTGTGGTGTCGTTATCAGCAGCATTCCCTCAAATAACTTCCTCCGAGATATTGAGTGGCGTTTAGCAGCACAATCAGTTTTAATCACACTAGCTAATACTGATACAAGTACAACCCCAAATACGCTAATCAACCAAGCATTAACACTTTTACAAAAGATAACTCGTGCCGATGCAGCGATCGCCCTACGTCAGATTGATGATGTTACCGCCGAAACAATCGCGAGTCTACCTGCAAAAGTGCTTCCTGCTTCGCTCACGACTCCTGCATTATTTAACGATGCATTAGCGCAAAACCGCTGTCTTTACTACAGCAACTACCCGACAACACCTGATGCTTCTCATATTTTACTCGCGCAAGGCGCTAAGTCAGTTGCGGTGTTACCACTTGCTACATCAAATAGTACAAAGGGGGCAATTTTACTGATTTGGTATCGCTACACCTCCATTACTCCACAAATGCGGCAATTTGTCGAGTTGCTCCTGAGCGAGTTACGCACGTTACTACAATTTACTGATACAACTCTCCGCCTGGATAAACTGCGATCACGCTTTAGTGCAATGCTAGAAACTATTCATCAGGGAGTTGTCTTTGTTGATGAAAGTGGAGAACAAGGTTGGATTAATCAGGCGGCTGCAGCGCAATTGGGGCTACAACCTGGTGCAGTAGAACCACCAATTTTGGCACAAGCAATGGCAAAACTACGTACCAGTGCTGACAATCAAAGCGAAATTACTGCACAAGCAGCACATTTTTTTGCTCAGCCACAAGCAGAAATTCGTCATTGGCATTGGATTTTTCAGGGTGAAACACCTAAAGTTTTGAGTATTTCGAGTACCGCAACACGGGTACACAATGTACCTGGTAGATTGTGGATATTAGATGATATTACTGAGCAACATCATAGTCAAAAAATGCTTGTGCGACGCACTCAAGAGTTGTCACAAGCGAATCAGGAATTAGAAAAGGCAAAAACAGACGCTGAAGCTGCAACTCGTGTTAAAAGTCAGTTTCTCGCGAATATGAGTCATGAAATTCGGACGCCGATGAATGCGATTGTCGGGATGACGAATTTACTGTTGAGTACCCCTTTAGTACAGCAACAAAAAGAATTTCTAGAAACAATTCGTACAAGTAGTGATGTTTTGTTGATGTTAATCAACGACGTTTTAGACTTATCAAAAATTGAGTCAGGTAAGCTAGAACTAGAACGGCGTGCTTTCAATTTAAGAACTTGTATTGAAGAAGCTGTAGATATTTTAGCTTTTAAAGCGGCAGAGAAAAATATTGAATTAGGTTATATTATTCATCCAGATACTCCCAATAATATTGTTGGCGATGTCACCCGCTTGCGACAAGTCATCGTAAATCTACTGAGCAACTCAGTTAAATTTACACTACAAGGAGAAGTGTTCGTTTCGGTTACAGCCCGCTTAGAGCGCCAGAATGAATATGAAATTCAATTTGCAGTCAAAGATACAGGAATTGGTATTTCATCTGAGACTGTAGAACGTTTATTTCAAGCTTTTAGTCAAGGCGACGCTTCAATAACGCGCGAATTCGGCGGAACTGGCTTAGGCTTAGCGATCGCTAAGCAGCTATGTGAGATGATGGGGGGTCGAATTTGGGTTGAAACCCGTGCAGATCAAGGCTCTACTTTTTATTTTACGATCGCAACAACAACTGATACTAGTGTTTCCCCCCCAGAAAACTTGTTACATTTTGCCGGAAAGCGGATGTTAATTGTGGAAGATCATCCCACAATTCAACAATCTTTAGTTTGGCAAGCACAATCTTGGGGGATAGTTCCTTGTAGTTTAGAACCCACAGTAGCACTTACACAAATTCAACAAGGTACATTATTTGATGTTGCGATTATAGATTCACAAATACACCACAGCAATGATTTAATCGCAGCAATTCGCCAGCATTCTCAGTTACCTTTAATATTATTAACAACAATTAGCAACCAAGACGCACCTGCACAATCTCAATTAAATTTTGTCAACCTAACTAAACCAATTAAAACATCGCACCTTTACACTATCTTAAGTCAGCTTTGGGATAATTCATTAGATGATACTAACAGTAATTTAGTTGATAATGACTCTACATTTGCATCAAACTTACCGTTGCGAATTTTGCTGGCAGAAGACAATATCGTAAACCAAAAAATCGCTTTACATATTTTGCAAGGATTAGGTTATCAAATAGATCTTGCCAGCAATGGATTAGAAGTTTTAGCTGCTTTATATCGTCAAAATTATGACGTTGTGTTGATGGATCTGCAAATGCCCAAAATGGATGGTTTGACAGCAACTCGTCAGATTATTCAAGAGTTTGCCAAGGACGTACGTCCTAAAATTATTGCGATGACTGCTAATGCCATGCAGGAAGACAAGGAAGAATGTCTCAAAGTTGGTATGAATGAATACATTAGTAAGCCTATCCAGGTAGAAGAAATCACGCAAGCACTACTAGGAATTCAACAACCTCTTGCCTCTCGGTCACCCACTTTTGATAACCAATATTCAACAGCTATTGATTTCCAAAAACTAGCATCGTTGAAGAAAATGGTAGGAAAAAATGCGGAGAAGATTGTGCCTGAGTTAATAGATTGTTACATAGATGATTCGGTACAGCTTTTACAAGAAATGGCTGATGCCGTGGATAGCCAAGAAGCAATCGCACTGCGTAAAGCTGCACATACACTCAAATCAAGCAGTGCTACGCTTGGCGCAATGACGCTTTCTCAACTGAGTAAAGAATTAGAAACAATGAGTACTGACGGCAATAGGAGCGAGATATCATCCAAGGTGAAGCAAATTGTAGCCGAGTTTACTAGAGTTAAAGTCGCTCTGCAAGCCGAATGTCAGCTGAGCCAAGTATGA
- a CDS encoding response regulator: MRRRRTTVTILMADDDEDDCMLAREAFAESRLANDLHFVPDGEELMDYLYQRGKYTAAIIAPRPGLILLDLNMPRKDGREALKEIKADPNLRQIPVVVLTTSKAEEDIYRSYDLGANSFITKPVTFASLVEVMRTIGKYWFEIVELPIEGVGDGHGL, encoded by the coding sequence GTGAGGAGGCGCCGCACAACCGTCACAATTTTAATGGCTGACGATGACGAAGATGACTGTATGCTTGCACGCGAGGCATTTGCAGAAAGTCGTTTGGCAAACGATCTGCACTTTGTTCCCGATGGCGAAGAGCTAATGGATTATTTGTACCAACGCGGCAAATACACTGCAGCTATCATTGCGCCACGTCCAGGGTTGATTTTACTTGACTTGAATATGCCAAGAAAAGACGGTCGTGAGGCATTAAAAGAAATCAAAGCTGACCCGAATTTACGTCAAATTCCCGTGGTTGTCTTGACCACATCAAAAGCCGAAGAAGATATTTATCGTAGCTACGATCTTGGTGCAAACTCATTTATTACGAAACCAGTAACGTTTGCTTCGTTAGTTGAGGTGATGCGAACTATAGGTAAGTATTGGTTTGAAATCGTGGAATTGCCTATAGAAGGCGTGGGAGATGGACATGGATTATAA
- a CDS encoding alpha/beta fold hydrolase has translation MVTSILQRNNVNVLGSGSQTLIFAHGFGTDQTAWRNQVAAFRDSYRIILFDHVGAGKSDFAAYSPHRYSSLYSYAEDLLDLCAELKLKDSVLIGHSVSGMVSLLAALVEPQYFRKLVFISASPRYLNDVNYIGGFEQADLDALYAAMAANYYAWASGFAPLAMGNPDKPELAIEYANTLSAIRPDIAQAVVRVIFQSDHREELPRLKTPVDILQSNNDIAVPLEVGQYMVKKIANSTLTNISTTGHLPHISAPETVTRAIASCLAQI, from the coding sequence ATGGTAACAAGCATCCTACAGCGGAATAATGTCAATGTTCTGGGTAGCGGTAGTCAGACATTAATTTTTGCGCACGGTTTTGGCACCGATCAAACTGCCTGGCGGAATCAAGTCGCAGCCTTTAGAGATAGCTATCGCATTATTCTTTTCGATCATGTCGGTGCGGGAAAATCAGACTTCGCCGCGTATAGTCCGCACCGCTACAGTAGTTTGTATAGTTATGCTGAAGATTTACTCGATTTATGTGCTGAGTTGAAACTGAAAGACAGTGTTTTAATCGGTCACTCAGTTAGTGGTATGGTGAGCTTATTAGCTGCCCTGGTTGAGCCGCAATACTTCCGTAAATTAGTTTTTATCAGTGCATCGCCACGCTACCTCAATGATGTCAATTATATTGGCGGTTTCGAGCAAGCTGATTTAGATGCACTTTATGCGGCGATGGCGGCGAACTACTATGCTTGGGCAAGTGGATTTGCGCCACTGGCAATGGGGAATCCTGATAAACCAGAACTCGCGATCGAGTATGCAAACACCTTATCCGCAATTCGCCCTGATATCGCTCAAGCTGTGGTGCGAGTAATTTTTCAGTCCGATCACCGCGAAGAGTTACCCCGACTCAAGACGCCTGTAGATATCTTACAATCAAATAATGATATTGCTGTACCCCTAGAAGTTGGTCAGTACATGGTAAAAAAGATCGCCAACAGCACACTGACAAATATCTCAACGACAGGACATTTACCCCACATCAGCGCACCAGAAACCGTTACCCGCGCGATCGCCTCATGTCTCGCCCAGATCTAA